A stretch of Myxocyprinus asiaticus isolate MX2 ecotype Aquarium Trade chromosome 42, UBuf_Myxa_2, whole genome shotgun sequence DNA encodes these proteins:
- the LOC127432853 gene encoding occludin-like — MSWRPNGSPPPYDYEHTDNGYNVAPQPAYSYYPDDEFQHFYRWTSPPGIIKIMCVISVICCVGIFVCVASTLAWDTDAGAAGFGSYGGSYGNSYGGGYGGGYGTGYGMGGYGGGYGYGILGSQNDPRQGKGFMIAMAIIAFITLLVIFIMIISHQKMTQGRKFYLAVIIISAVMAFFMLIATIVYLVTVYPMAQSSGSVQFNQVYAMCAQYLQPQMSGAFVNQYLYHYCVVDPQEAIALVLGFIVTAALIIIMVFAIKSRQRINSHGKENILWRHVKEIEDPNAPQDVEDWVNDVNGVPDPLLTDYPVKFSSSRNDLDDNSTNYDKPPHSESPVEIQRELPICSSAPLSSASDITSSAGQPKKRRARRPRTADGREYETDYNSSGDELDDDDFYSEFPPIANNEEREDYKRLFDKEHQEYKDLQAELDQINKRLAEVDRELDDLQEGSPQFLDAMDEYNALKDKKRSGDYQVKKKRCKYLKAKLNHIKKMVSDYGRRA, encoded by the exons ATGTCTTGGAGGCCGAATGGGAGTCCTCCGCCCTATGATTATGAACACACTGATAATGGATA CAATGTTGCACCCCAGCCTGCATACTCGTACTATCCTGATGACGAGTTCCAGCACTTCTACCGCTGGACGTCTCCACCGGGCATCATAAAGATCATGTGTGTGATCTCTGTTATCTGCTGTGTGGGCATCTTCGTGTGCGTGGCCTCCACTCTGGCCTGGGATACGGATGCGGGAGCGGCTGGATTCGGATCATATGGAGGCTCATATGGAAACTCTTATGGAGGGGGCTACGGAGGAGGCTACGGAACTGGCTATGGAATGGGAGGATATGGCGGGGGCTACGGTTATGGTATCCTTGGCTCTCAAAACGACCCCAGGCAAGGCAAGGGCTTCATGATCGCCATGGCAATCATCGCCTTCATCACACTTCTTGTCATCTTCATCATGATCATCTCCCACCAGAAGATGACCCAGGGCAGGAAGTTCTACTTGGCTGTCATTATCATTAGCGCCGTTATGGCCTTTTTCATGTTGATCGCCACCATTGTCTACCTGGTGACGGTGTACCCTATGGCCCAGTCGTCCGGGTCTGTGCAGTTTAATCAAGTGTACGCCATGTGTGCGCAATACCTGCAGCCTCAGATGTCCGGTGCATTTGTGAACCAGTACCTGTATCACTACTGCGTTGTGGATCCTCAGGAG GCAATCGCTCTTGTTTTGGGCTTCATCGTCACCGCAGCCCTCATCATCATCATGGTCTTCGCCATCAAGTCCCGTCAACGGATCAATTCTCACGGGAAAGAAAACATTCTGTGGAGGCACGTGAAAGAGATCGAAGACCCCAACGCACCTCAGGATGTGGAGGATTGG GTAAATGATGTCAATGGAGTTCCTGATCCACTGTTGACTGACTATCCAGTGAAGTTCAGCAGTTCTAGAAATGATCTGGACGACAACAGTACAAATTATGACAAACCTCCTCACAGTGAAAGCCCTGT AGAGATTCAGCGTGAGCTCCCCATCTGCAGTTCGGCTCCTCTAAGCAGCGCGTCAGATATTACCAGCTCTGCCGGACAACCCAAGAAACGGCGTGCTAGACGACCACGAACCGCCGACGGACGGGAATACGAGACGGACTACAACTCCTCTGGAGATGAGCTGGACGATGACGATTTCTACAG TGAATTCCCTCCAATTGCTAATAATGAAGAGCGAGAAGACTACAAGCGTCTGTTTGACAAAGAACATCAGGAGTACAAGGACCTCCAAGCAGAACTGGACCAGATCAACAAGCGTTTGGCTGAAGTGGACCGTGAACTCGATGACCTCCAGGAGGGAAGCCCACAGTTCCTG GACGCCATGGACGAGTACAACGCACTAAAGGACAAAAAGAGG AGCGGCGATTACCAAGTGAAAAAGAAGAGATGCAAATATCTGAAAGCGAAATTGAACCACATCAAAAAGATGGTGAGCGATTACGGCCGGAGAGCCTGA